A window of Variovorax sp. PBL-E5 contains these coding sequences:
- a CDS encoding Bug family tripartite tricarboxylate transporter substrate binding protein, protein MPRSSRAVHLLTRRLAFAALAGCSLLAAGLSAAQDYPANRPIRLIVGYPPGGSNDIVARIIAPALGEALGTAVVVENKAGVSGVIGADYVAKATPDGYVLLAASASPLVITPHTLAKVPFNTLTDLIAINTVGLTPEAIAVGPQVGVSDLKGLLALARTRQVNLASSGTGGLPHLTIELLIKAANGNIVHVPYKGAGPAAADAVAGHVDGIVMDVPPLYPLFQGGRLKPLAVTSSKRVEFLPDVPTAQEVLPGFDVSNWVGVFAPAKTPKAVIDKLNAALEKAVAQPNVRQQLLKVAVVPSSMASPAAFQTFVGQEYERWGKLVKEKGITTAD, encoded by the coding sequence ATGCCCAGGTCCTCGCGCGCGGTCCATCTTCTCACCCGCCGGCTGGCGTTCGCGGCGCTGGCCGGCTGTTCGCTGCTCGCAGCCGGCCTCAGTGCGGCGCAGGACTATCCGGCCAACCGGCCGATCCGGCTCATCGTCGGCTATCCGCCGGGCGGCTCGAACGACATCGTCGCGCGCATCATCGCGCCGGCGCTCGGCGAGGCGCTCGGCACGGCGGTGGTGGTCGAGAACAAGGCCGGCGTGAGCGGCGTGATCGGTGCCGACTACGTTGCCAAGGCGACGCCCGACGGCTACGTGCTGCTCGCGGCCAGCGCCAGTCCGCTGGTGATCACGCCGCACACGCTGGCGAAGGTGCCCTTCAACACGCTCACCGACCTCATCGCCATCAACACCGTGGGCCTGACGCCCGAGGCGATCGCCGTCGGGCCGCAGGTCGGCGTCAGCGACCTCAAGGGCCTGCTGGCGCTGGCGCGCACGCGCCAGGTCAACCTCGCGTCGTCGGGCACCGGCGGCCTGCCGCACCTGACCATCGAGCTGCTGATCAAGGCCGCCAACGGCAACATCGTGCACGTGCCCTACAAGGGCGCCGGGCCGGCCGCGGCGGACGCGGTGGCCGGCCACGTCGACGGCATCGTGATGGACGTGCCACCGCTCTATCCGCTGTTCCAGGGCGGCCGGCTGAAGCCGCTCGCGGTCACCAGCAGCAAGCGCGTCGAGTTCCTGCCGGACGTGCCGACGGCACAGGAAGTGCTGCCGGGCTTCGACGTCAGCAACTGGGTCGGCGTGTTCGCGCCGGCGAAGACGCCGAAGGCCGTCATCGACAAGCTCAATGCCGCGCTCGAGAAGGCCGTGGCCCAGCCCAATGTGCGGCAGCAACTGCTGAAGGTTGCCGTCGTGCCCTCGTCCATGGCCTCGCCGGCCGCCTTCCAGACATTCGTCGGCCAGGAGTACGAGCGCTGGGGCAAATTGGTGAAGGAAAAAGGCATCACCACCGCCGACTGA
- a CDS encoding Bug family tripartite tricarboxylate transporter substrate binding protein yields MTFFSPRRAFLLAALTMASATAWSQAYPTRPIRLVVGYPAGGASDVAARIVAQKIGERMGQAVVVENRPGSAGNIGADVVAKAAPDGYTLLLGTISLSVNPSLYPKMSYDPVKDLTAISMISSTAFLLVTNPNAPYPTTKALLDAARARPGSINYATAGNGSGSHLFTELLASTAGIKLTHVPYKGAAPAMNDVLGNQVSLTFDNIITTLPLVKSGKLRALAVSTKKRSRVAPDIPTLDESGVPGFDATAWFGLFAPAGTPKDIIARLNHEVVEAVKDPVVSARLLELGAEPSTGTPEAFESFYKGEVAKWRKVVQSAGIHVD; encoded by the coding sequence ATGACCTTCTTCTCTCCCCGCCGTGCATTCCTTCTCGCCGCCCTGACGATGGCCTCGGCCACTGCCTGGTCGCAGGCCTATCCCACGCGTCCGATCCGCCTGGTGGTCGGCTACCCGGCCGGCGGCGCCTCCGACGTCGCGGCCCGCATCGTCGCCCAGAAGATCGGCGAGCGCATGGGCCAGGCCGTGGTGGTCGAGAACCGCCCGGGCAGCGCCGGCAACATCGGCGCCGATGTCGTCGCCAAGGCCGCGCCGGACGGCTACACGCTGCTGCTCGGCACCATCTCGCTGTCGGTCAATCCGAGCCTCTATCCGAAGATGAGCTACGACCCGGTGAAGGACCTGACGGCGATCTCGATGATCTCGTCGACGGCCTTCCTGCTGGTCACGAATCCGAATGCGCCCTACCCCACGACGAAGGCGCTGCTCGATGCCGCGCGCGCCAGGCCCGGCAGCATCAACTACGCCACGGCCGGCAATGGCTCGGGCTCGCACCTGTTCACCGAGCTCTTGGCCAGCACCGCGGGCATCAAGCTGACGCACGTGCCGTACAAGGGCGCGGCGCCGGCGATGAACGACGTGCTCGGCAACCAGGTATCGCTGACCTTCGACAACATCATCACCACGCTGCCGCTGGTGAAGTCGGGCAAGCTCAGGGCGCTGGCGGTCAGCACGAAGAAGCGCTCGCGCGTCGCACCCGACATTCCGACGCTCGACGAAAGCGGCGTGCCCGGCTTCGATGCCACCGCATGGTTCGGCCTGTTCGCGCCGGCCGGCACGCCCAAGGACATCATCGCCCGCCTCAACCACGAGGTGGTCGAGGCGGTGAAGGATCCGGTGGTCAGCGCGCGGCTGCTCGAACTGGGTGCCGAGCCGAGCACCGGCACGCCCGAGGCCTTCGAAAGCTTCTACAAGGGCGAGGTCGCCAAGTGGCGCAAGGTCGTGCAGTCGGCCGGGATCCACGTCGATTGA
- a CDS encoding aspartate/glutamate racemase family protein: MNLRALARGLRSQALLRFAAPPEDILKIWHQSFTDLDAFPLYRETLQAHGRAVMGEDATVVMHGLRPGTYPPGIAPMEVNSRAGLRLFNDPQVCEAALAAEQAGYDAFALGCFFDPALHAARSLVDIPVVSLTESCMLTACSLGRKFAVISLTAFQKMLTEDLAQAYGLTSRLAGVVAMEPAVRLFDLEEGGAATETIRQSFAASCREALRLGAEVIIPGDGVLNEFLVRHRMLEVQGAVVLDSLGVLFQHAAFLARARASRCLDTSRALLYAKPTEAMLAHHRQVLGVLDRKEGDFSGGPVAPAAQPPASSAR; the protein is encoded by the coding sequence ATGAATCTGCGCGCCCTCGCACGCGGCCTACGATCGCAGGCGCTGCTTCGCTTCGCCGCGCCACCGGAGGACATCCTGAAAATCTGGCATCAAAGCTTCACCGACCTCGACGCCTTTCCGCTCTACCGCGAAACCCTTCAGGCGCATGGGCGCGCCGTGATGGGCGAGGACGCGACGGTCGTCATGCATGGCCTGCGCCCCGGCACCTACCCGCCCGGCATCGCGCCGATGGAAGTCAACAGCCGCGCCGGGCTTCGCCTGTTCAACGACCCGCAGGTGTGCGAGGCCGCGCTGGCGGCCGAGCAGGCGGGCTACGACGCCTTCGCGCTCGGCTGCTTCTTCGACCCGGCGCTGCATGCGGCGCGTTCGCTGGTGGACATCCCGGTCGTCAGCCTCACCGAGAGCTGCATGCTCACGGCCTGTTCGCTGGGCCGCAAGTTCGCCGTCATTTCGCTGACCGCTTTCCAGAAGATGCTGACCGAGGATCTGGCGCAGGCCTACGGCCTCACGAGCCGCCTGGCCGGCGTGGTCGCCATGGAGCCCGCGGTGCGCCTGTTCGATCTGGAGGAGGGCGGTGCGGCCACCGAGACCATCCGGCAGAGCTTCGCTGCTTCATGCCGCGAAGCGCTTCGGCTGGGCGCCGAAGTCATCATCCCCGGCGACGGCGTGCTCAACGAATTCCTGGTGCGGCACCGCATGCTGGAAGTGCAGGGCGCGGTGGTGCTGGATTCGCTCGGCGTGCTGTTCCAGCATGCGGCCTTCCTGGCGCGCGCCCGCGCGAGCCGCTGCCTGGACACGAGCCGCGCGCTGCTCTATGCGAAGCCGACCGAGGCCATGCTGGCGCACCATCGGCAAGTGCTGGGGGTACTCGACCGCAAGGAGGGCGATTTCTCGGGCGGGCCGGTCGCGCCGGCGGCACAGCCGCCCGCTTCGTCCGCCCGCTGA